A part of Haloarchaeobius sp. HME9146 genomic DNA contains:
- the mre11 gene encoding DNA double-strand break repair protein Mre11: MTRVIHTGDTHLGYRQYHSPARREDFLDAFRRVIADAIDDDVDAVVHAGDLFHDRRPGLQDLQGTVAALRDLADADIPFLAVVGNHEGKRDGQWLDLFADIGLATRLGREPYVLGDTAFYGLDFVPRSRRDDLEYDFAPHDTDHAMLVTHGLFEPFAHADWDTERLIEESSVDFDALLLGDNHAPGVEQLGDTWVTYCGSTERVSASERDDRGYNIVTADDEVTITRRGIPDNRPFRFVDVDLAPGEGVERVREAVREHDCEDAVVIVSVTGDGDPVSPAAVEEFAIDRGALVARVTDRREFDEDSGVEVSFADPDEAVRERVRELGLSQAARDVDETVRASKVADSNVRDEVKDRVQALVDDDLGAFEAVEAADGATEADASTDTAEADSGTAEAEPAPTESDPEPVEAEAAPAESEPAPTEAEATVAGDDDGQASMEDFE; the protein is encoded by the coding sequence ATGACACGAGTGATCCACACTGGAGACACCCATCTCGGGTATCGCCAGTACCACTCCCCGGCTCGTCGGGAGGACTTCCTCGATGCGTTCCGACGGGTCATCGCCGACGCTATCGACGACGATGTCGACGCCGTGGTCCACGCGGGCGACCTCTTCCACGACCGTCGCCCCGGCCTGCAGGACCTCCAGGGGACGGTCGCCGCGCTGCGCGACCTCGCCGACGCCGACATCCCGTTCCTCGCGGTGGTCGGGAACCACGAGGGGAAACGCGACGGGCAGTGGCTCGACCTCTTCGCCGACATCGGCCTCGCGACCCGCCTCGGCCGCGAGCCCTACGTACTCGGCGACACCGCGTTCTACGGGCTCGATTTCGTCCCGCGCTCGCGCCGCGACGACCTGGAGTACGACTTCGCGCCCCACGACACGGACCACGCCATGCTCGTCACCCACGGTCTGTTCGAACCCTTCGCGCACGCCGACTGGGACACCGAACGCCTCATCGAGGAATCGTCGGTCGACTTCGACGCGCTCCTGCTCGGGGACAACCACGCCCCCGGCGTCGAACAGCTCGGCGACACCTGGGTCACCTACTGCGGGTCGACCGAGCGCGTGAGCGCGAGCGAGCGCGACGACCGCGGCTACAACATCGTCACCGCCGACGACGAGGTGACCATCACCCGCCGGGGCATCCCCGACAACCGCCCCTTCCGGTTCGTCGACGTGGACCTCGCGCCGGGCGAGGGTGTCGAGCGCGTGCGCGAAGCGGTCCGCGAGCACGACTGCGAGGACGCGGTCGTCATCGTCTCGGTCACCGGCGACGGCGACCCCGTCTCGCCCGCCGCCGTCGAGGAGTTCGCCATCGACCGCGGCGCACTGGTCGCCCGCGTCACCGACCGCCGGGAGTTCGACGAGGACAGTGGGGTGGAGGTGTCGTTCGCCGACCCCGACGAGGCGGTCCGCGAGCGCGTCCGCGAACTCGGCCTGAGCCAGGCCGCCCGCGACGTGGACGAGACGGTGCGCGCGAGCAAGGTCGCCGACTCGAACGTCCGCGACGAGGTGAAAGACCGCGTGCAGGCGCTGGTCGACGACGACCTCGGGGCGTTCGAGGCGGTCGAGGCTGCCGACGGTGCGACCGAAGCCGATGCTTCGACCGACACCGCCGAGGCCGATTCCGGAACTGCCGAAGCCGAGCCTGCACCCACCGAATCCGACCCCGAACCTGTCGAAGCCGAGGCCGCACCCGCCGAATCCGAGCCCGCACCTACCGAGGCGGAGGCGACCGTCGCCGGCGATGACGACGGCCAGGCATCCATGGAGGACTTCGAATGA